A region of the bacterium genome:
ACAGATAAACACATACCAATGGATGGATTGTTATTGCTAGATAAACCAGGAGGGCTTACCTCATCTGATGCTGTTTTGAAGGTAAAACGCCTTCTTAAAAGAAAGGTAGGACATGGTGGAACCCTTGATCCTCAAGCAACCGGTCTCCTTCTTGTCTTTGTTGGAAAGGCAACAAAGATTATACCCTTCTTCTATCCACTTGAAAAGAGATATATTGCCAAGGCAAAATTTGGTATAACCACAGATACCCAGGACATTTGGGGGAATATACAATCTGAAAAGGATGCCTCCTTTCTTGCAAAAGGTGATATAGAGAAGGCAATTCCAGGATTCATAGGAACAATTGAGCAAATTCCTCCCATGGTATCAGCCCTTCATCATCAAGGAAGAAGGCTTTATGAATTGGCAAGGGAGGGGAAAATCGTTGAGAGAGAAAAAAGGAGGGTTTCTATTTATCAATTAGAGCTTATTGATTTTATGGATGGAAAACAACCAGAGGCAACGTTTAAAACAGCATGCTCTGGCGGAACATACATTAGAACATTATTCTTTGATATGGGAGAGGCATTAGGTACAGGTGCATCCTTAAGCTTTTTAAGAAGAACAGCTATTGGTAAATTTTCTATTGAAAATGCAGTTACATTAGAATCCCTCAAGGAAAAAGCCAAAGAGAAAAAAATAGAAGGCTTTATAATCTCAATGAGCGATGCCCTTTATTTTATGGATGAGGCAGTAATAGAGGATGCTGAAAGAATAATGGAGGGAAGACCAGTGAGGATAGAGGGAAAGGAGGGTTTGCTAAAAATATCAACCAGGGATGGAATTTTTATTGGAATAGGAGAAAATAAAAAGGGGATTTTAAGGCCTATAAAGATTATTGCAACCTATAATGACCTTTTATAATTGCGAATTTAATGATTATCCACAAGGGTGATATTCCCATCTTAAATTATCCTAGTTGTATTATCCCAGGAATCTTTGATGGACTTCACATTGGCCATCAACATTTGATAAAACAGGCAATAGAATCTTCAAAAAAGAGCAATATTACCCCTATTCTTTTTACATTTTTACAACATCCAAGATCTTCTCAATACATTCTTCAGGAAAAGGAGAGGGATAGAATCCTTGCTGAATTAGGGATAAAACACCTTGTTCTTGCTGATTTTAACAGAATAGAAGGGCTCTCTCCCTCTCAATATATAGAGCTTTTGCTTACAAACCTTAAGATGAAAGAGCTCTGGTGTGGTCAAGATTTTTGTTTTGGAAAAAACAGAAGGGGAAATGTGAAGAGGCTTAAGGTAATGGGAAAGGAAAAGGGATTTTTGGTGTTTGTTATTGAAGAGATTTCTTTTTCCAATACCCGTATAAGCACCTCCTTGATAAAAGACCTCCTTTTACAAGGAAGGATAAAAGAGGCTAATTCTTTCCTTAAAAGACCCTTAAGCTTCTCTGGAATTGTTTTTTTATCGCAAGGAAGGGGAAAAAAATTTGGTTTTCCCACTGCAAATCTTATCTGGGATGAAAATTTGTTTTGCCCAAGAAAAGGGGTATATTTTGTAAAAATAAGGGTAGATAATGAAATATTTAATGGAATGGCAAATCTTGGGATAAGACCGACATTTGATGAAAAAAACCTTATCCTTGAGACACATATTTTTGACTTCAATAGGAATATTTATGGAAAAGAGATAACCATATTTTTTCATCAATGGATAAGGGATGAAATAAGATTTGATAATGAAAATGAGCTATTTCTTAAGATTAAGGATGACAAGGAGCGATGCAG
Encoded here:
- the truB gene encoding tRNA pseudouridine(55) synthase TruB, whose protein sequence is MDGLLLLDKPGGLTSSDAVLKVKRLLKRKVGHGGTLDPQATGLLLVFVGKATKIIPFFYPLEKRYIAKAKFGITTDTQDIWGNIQSEKDASFLAKGDIEKAIPGFIGTIEQIPPMVSALHHQGRRLYELAREGKIVEREKRRVSIYQLELIDFMDGKQPEATFKTACSGGTYIRTLFFDMGEALGTGASLSFLRRTAIGKFSIENAVTLESLKEKAKEKKIEGFIISMSDALYFMDEAVIEDAERIMEGRPVRIEGKEGLLKISTRDGIFIGIGENKKGILRPIKIIATYNDLL
- the ribF gene encoding riboflavin biosynthesis protein RibF, with product MIIHKGDIPILNYPSCIIPGIFDGLHIGHQHLIKQAIESSKKSNITPILFTFLQHPRSSQYILQEKERDRILAELGIKHLVLADFNRIEGLSPSQYIELLLTNLKMKELWCGQDFCFGKNRRGNVKRLKVMGKEKGFLVFVIEEISFSNTRISTSLIKDLLLQGRIKEANSFLKRPLSFSGIVFLSQGRGKKFGFPTANLIWDENLFCPRKGVYFVKIRVDNEIFNGMANLGIRPTFDEKNLILETHIFDFNRNIYGKEITIFFHQWIRDEIRFDNENELFLKIKDDKERC